One genomic region from Lathamus discolor isolate bLatDis1 chromosome 9, bLatDis1.hap1, whole genome shotgun sequence encodes:
- the SRPX2 gene encoding sushi repeat-containing protein SRPX2, translated as MAQDAAPVLLVVLARLVSSTWHGGSGYYPSESHTNEVYTEDVPPEPALDYHRVPQWCATLSIHRGDATCYSPRGGSYRSTLGTRCELSCARGYRLVGPSAVQCLPSRHWSGMAYCRQIRCHVLPAVLRGSYVCSAGVQMDSRCDYSCLPGYQLEGDRSRVCMEDGRWSGSEPVCVDMEPPKIRCPDSRERIAEPGKLTATVYWDPPRVKDSADGIIKRVMLRGPEPGSEFPEGEHIIRYTAHDQAYNRASCKFSIRVQVRRCPVLKPPQNGHLSCTSDGNNYGATCEYQCEGGYERMGTSLRVCQSTQQWTGSQPICAPMQINTDVSSAASLLDQFHEKRRLLIISAPDPSNRHYKMQMSMLQQAACGLDLRHITTVELVGQPPHEVGRIREHRLSAGIIEELRQFLRLTRSHFNAVLLDKGGMDRERYISPANPDELFVFIDTYLLSEQEAARRAQSGDPCE; from the exons ggTCTGGCTATTACCCCTCCGAGAGCCACACCAACGAGGTGTACACAGAGGACGTGCCCCCAGAGCCTGCCCTGGACTACCACCGAG TGCCGCAGTGGTGCGCCACGCTCAGCATCCACCGCGGCGATGCCACCTGCTACTCGCCCCGCGGCGGCTCCTACCGCAGCACCCTGGGCACCCGCTGCGAGCTGAGCTGTGCCCGCGGGTACCGGCTGGTGGGGCCCAGCGCCGTGCAGTGCCTGCCCAGCCGCCACTGGTCCGGGATGGCGTACTGCCGAC AGATCCGGTGCCACGTGCTGCCCGCGGTGCTGCGAGGCTCCTACGTGTGCTCGGCCGGGGTGCAGATGGATTCCCGCTGTGACTACTCCTGCCTGCCCGGTTATCAGCTGGAGGGGGACCGGAGCCGGGTCTGCATGGAGGATGGGCGCTGGAGCGGCAGCGAGCCAGTCTGTGTAG ACATGGAGCCTCCCAAGATCCGCTGCCCGGATTCCCGGGAGCGCATAGCCGAGCCTGGCAAGCTGACTGCCACCGTCTACTGGGACCCCCCCCGTGTGAAGGACTCTGCAGATGGCATCATCAAGAG GGTGATGCTGCGGGGCCCGGAGCCTGGCTCAGAATTCCCTGAAGGAGAGCACATCATCCGCTACACGGCCCATGACCAGGCCTACAACAGAGCCAGCTGCAAGTTCAGCATCCGTGTCCAAG TGAGGCGCTGCCCTGTGCTGAAGCCCCCGCAGAACGGGCACCTCTCCTGCACCTCCGACGGCAACAACTACGGGGCCACCTGCGAGTACCAGTGCGAGGGGGGCTACGAGCGCATGGGGACCTCCCTACGGGTCTGCCAGTCCACACAGCAGTGGACGGGCTCCCAGCCCATCTGTGCAC ccATGCAGATCAACACGGACGTGAGCTCGGCTGCCAGCCTGCTGGACCAGTTCCATGAGAAGCGCCGTCTCCTCATCATCTCAGCCCCCGACCCCTCCAACCGCCACTACAAGATGCAGATGTCCATGCTGCAG CAAGCTGCCTGCGGGCTGGACCTGCGCCACATCACCACCGTGGAGCTGGTGGGGCAGCCGCCGCACGAGGTGGGACGCATCCGGGAGCACCGGCTCTCCGCTGGCATCATTGAGGAGCTCAG GCAGTTCCTGCGCCTCACCCGCTCCCACTTCAACGCGGTGCTGCTGGACAAGGGGGGCATGGACCGGGAGCGCTACATCAGCCCCGCGAACCCCGACGAGCTCTTTGTGTTCATCGACACCTACCTGCTGAGCGAGCAGGAGGCGGCGCGGCGGGCGCAGAGCGGGGACCCCTGCGAGTGA